In Sparus aurata chromosome 24, fSpaAur1.1, whole genome shotgun sequence, the genomic stretch tttgtccttcaagagtgtttctgacccaaaggctgatttcagttgatgtgcagatgaatgatttgtgtttcctctccagatgaaagtgtgtgtgagttgagcagcatgaatcagtgtgaggacagagaggagggaggccctccctctaaaaccactggacctggacctggacctggacctggacctgagcccagctgtgtgtccttcaagagtgacggGTCAATAGGTCGGTTCATTGGTTTTAAAGggcaaccagctcctgctgtaaagaggtgagctgttaataacattaatatgtgactgattaatgttttaactgtggagaaagatgttttttgaaacctgatgtttattttcagcttcgttcttcttcacttaaatgtatcttcccactttagaaagctgcccaatagaaccagtcttcaactcttcatttcactttattgaattagtttggtccaatattctctgaaggtttattcctgatgttttccactattttatggacagaagcttctgagtctgaagactagaaagtgaattaacatctctggtggtcttcttctctgtccaacaggagaccagcctctactggacctggacctggacctgagaccagctgtgtgtccttcaagagtgatgGGTCAATAGGTCGGTTCATTggttttaaaggacaaccagctcctgctgtaaagaggtgagctgttaataacattaatatgtgactgattcatgttttaactgtggagaaagatgttttttgaaacctgatgtttattttcagctttgttcttcttcacttaaatttatcttctcactttagaaagctgcccaatagaaccagtcttcaactcttcatttcactttattgaattagtttggtccaatattctctgaaggtttattcctgatgttttccactattttatggacagaagcttctgtgtctgaagactagaaagtgaattaacatctctggtggtcttcttctctgtccaacaggagaccagcctctactggacctggacctggacccagctgtgtgtccttaaAGAGTGACCAGTCAGATCCTTGTTACattaattttaaaggacaaccacctcctgctgtaaagaagTGAGTTgttaataacatgaaaatatgactgattcatgtttcatgtcatttatttatagaaatgtatttaaacttgttgtttctttcagcatCGTTCTTCTTTAGTACATTTATATTCTCACATGTGAAAGCTGCCCAGTAGAACCAGCGAGCCtggttctaggcatgggcaaTGCCCCCCCCAAATGTTTCGGCTGCCCCACCATACCGACCCCGCTTCATTCcgaaaatcaaaaaaaaaaagtatattcaaatatataatagTGTAAtttattcccataaatgctgctcagagtgaTCACAGTCCAcagctcttctgccaacagagctgggtctgtctctctcttgcgccgtgcatacagtcagtagccGCTTCTCTCGGTTTGCATCACATCAGATACCACGGGCACTCCAGATAGTTTTAGCCAcaggcttgttagttgttagcatgcCTGCTAGCAACTGCTAGTAGTAGCATAGTCCCATCTGCAGCTGCTGCGGACtttgtctctgtcccgctcCGCAACATGGGAAGCCTCACAAGGGCAGGCTACATACCGGttgtgaagcgggtttcaactttcaatcattgccagccccgctgttagtcctgttggcctGCAAATCTTCCCCACCCCCGCCGACAGGACTAAACAACACACATTAGTGAGAGGAgactccataacctgtaaattcaggttagcactgccggccactgtttaatgttacttcctggggccagagcagggaacagggaacccaggcaggcacacgCGACTTTCCAAAGCGCaagaaagtggtgcacaataatatcgcatcaaccaatcagacaatatttatttatttatttttatagtgcgttttacaaaattgctttgtaacagattataaagaaacttacattttgtCCCACCATCAAATTTCCCAACCACCGTTCACATCTAACATGATCAGTGACAGACTGGCAATCTTGAATAAGGGCAGATGCCAAAGGAACCACAGGATATTGTGGGCCGGCTGACTGATCACTCTGTCCCTGTCAAGCGTTATCCTTAGGCCAAATATTTATCAAGTCTCTCCAATTCCTTCGCATCTACCAAAACAATAAtctgatcactatttatataccacatacaagtctctatatcacagtcatagTTTCCCTCTGCATACagtctacagtcacaaacttttatacCAGTCCACATTGTTTTGTAGCtaaatttttttattcagatgttaaaaaaacatgcatggtttgaaataaaacacatctaCCCCCATTTTTGTatctgattatttgtttgcaaaagttaaaaatgaagcaaggccttctgggaatttcaagactgaattgaGTGGACCGCATatgcgtggttgttggaagttggagattggaAATTGGGAGTTGACTGAGATTAGGCtagcaaaaagaaaagtgaatcGAGGCATCAAGCAACACAAGGGGGGcgtggagaaaaagagagagagctctgTTGGCTGacaaatgctgcaaactgactgatttgtttttaatactgATGGTTtatcaaaagtgtgtgttctttccgtgcatcaaaagttctatctgctAGATGCGCAATATTTAGGGTTAtattccatttaatattagataactaacTATAtttgggcattgataaagttgtcctatAGCATGGAGATGGGTTTGAAAtttaaaatgccaattacactgtagcttcaaatttaaatagaaaatatgttagtagactgacatcaataatttgttggccacagaatttgttttcttcgtcaatccagaaaaataattcctgtcagagctttgccgatggaaccacggtgaatctgcgatgcttacgtctgggttggcatcatagactggtagtCTTACCAAAAAAACGTCATCCCTATGGCTCTCAACACAGTcgcagttggtgacccatcaacatttcttaccaatcaaggcagtctagaaccgggcctgaGAACCAGTCTTCTtctcttcagtccagtttaacaTTTGTCTGATGACTGGTTGAGTGTAACATAGTGATTTTTATTCTGGCTAACAGATGCTAGCTGCTAACAAAGGATAATTGTGACTTAACTATGTTCCTCCATCAAGTCTggttttcagtcatgtgaccacagAAGTTGAAATATGTCAGTCGTGGACATTTgtcaaaaaatctaaatcaaattgTACGCAGGCGACACAAGTTTAATGTCctccctttgtttgttttcccgcTCTTTTTCTGTGTCTCATGAGTTCATCACAGCAGGACGACGGTTACTTTTATATAGTGTTTATTTGTGAAACGTGCAGTAAAGCAGTTTGTAGTTGTACTCACTTTGAATCAGTTGATCTGAGCTCTCAGATCTCTCAGAGAGTCTCAGTTTTTCACAGTATGTGTTAGTGTAGCCGGTCTGGCCTGCCACACTGGTTTGCTACGGGCTCTGCGTTGTGTTTGTGGATGGTGGAGAATGACACGAGGACAATTTCTGCCTTGCTGACCGGGGGGATTTATTCTGTGTAAAACACATCAAGAATGAGTACAGCAACTTCTCTTACAGCTTTCCTTAAAGCACACCTCTCCTCAGGGGGTCCGTAAACCGAGTGACTAACTACATTTACCGCCACTTCTTTCAATCAACTACATAAAACATTACATCAAATATTCTCCACCCCATCAGCAGTCATTTCATTGAACAAACtggcattaaaaaaagataacatAATGGGAGCTCACATACCTGTGTAAAACACATCAAGAATGAGTACAGAAACTTCTCTTACAGCTTTCCTTTAAGCACACCTTTAAAAGCAAGAGATCACATCGACCTGCATGAGAAACTGCCGCGAGGCTACTTTAGCTTAACTTAGCATGCTACGGAAAAGTGCTGCACACTccggaataataataataataataaatgtgtggCATTTACCTAGCAACATTTTCATTACTATTTAGTGTTCATTACAACATTTTAGCACACTACAGGTGAGAACACTTGTAACTCTAACTAATCCTCACAAGTTCCAGAAACCGAGTGACAACGCAAATCCACAGGAGGTGACATTACAGATTTCAAAGGTCACACAGTGACATAAAACctaccaaaataaattaaatcacCAAGATAAAAGCTcccaaaaataaacagaattagCTTTGAACAGACACAAGgaagaacaacaaaacatgaaaaagggTTTTGgtgaaatataaacaacattGCAATTATACATTGGTTACATTAGCAGCCGACTCCTCTGGCAGTTGtttaatcagctgctgtagttgatcTGAAGTTCACAGACTTTCCATTCAAGCACCACATCCATGTTTTTTCAACCAGATCCCCTGGGAAGCTTTTAGATTGGAAGTCGGGAATACTGACCTCCAGCTAACACAGGAACGCACCATGAAGccagtgttttcccctcactgttcgtttgtgtgtctgtttttgctcCTTTGTTTCCTGcttgtctcacctgtgttgttTAGTTTTACATTTGTcgatttcatttttgtttttgctgctgtaCCTTTTGGATTTTTCTCTGTCTGCCTTTTTGATTTTTGGGATTTCGCTTCAAGTATTAAAAAGGATATGTAGTAAAGGCCACAAGTCAGACTTGAACTCCTGAACCACCTCAGCTCAGCATagaaaggaaagagagattGTACAAGCTGGCTTTCAGCTTTCTCTCTCACAGCCTCCAGACTGTCCAGTTCCATCCCCACCAAAGAGTTGGCGTACCTGTCCAGCTTATTAAGTTTGTTTGTACCACAGCTGCTGATGCCACCTCCCCAGCTCACCACAACACAGATGAACCACAGACTGGTAAAAGATCCATAGCAGACTAGTGCAAACATTGAAGGACCTGACCATCCTCAAAAAAACAGCCTGATCTGTCCTTTCCTGTCAAAGGCTTCAATGTTGTCTGACCAGTCCATCTTGTTATTCAGTTGCACCCCTATGAAACATGGAGGTGTCAagcatctccacctcctccccatTTATTGCAACAGGGATGTGGGGCTTCTTCCAAATGACcctcagcttgtgtttgtctctgagtggacagtcacaatgtgactgattcttcatgattcctccacagagtcaaccaggagagctcagaggttcccagaggtcaacctgtccagcagcatctgacacacctggactccatatttatggtctgtacatgaacaactacttttacatccagtccgttcacaataatctccatgctgcactttacagaccagtggtgaatctgtccaacatggatctgatgtttggctccatgatgttaaatgttatcATTCACTTGATATTCTGTTttagctgctggaggagaacattgtggaTTTTGTGAAGAACGAACTGAAGAAcatccagaaggttctgagttccgattacccagaatgctacccagagagtcagagggaggatgaggaggtgtttgatggtgaggatgaagagcagaggaggaggagcagagaggcatttctgaagatcacacttcacttcctgaggagaatgaagcaggaggagctggctgactttctgcagagcagtaagaggatttctctaaagatttaacatgatggatcaatgagacatttactgaagtctgatgatgatgaatctgttcaTATATACAATCTTTAGGGAAAGGAACTTGTCAAAGTTTCTTCATAAGTAACTTAATgaacttttttgttgtgtgtttattcagaaagtcattctgcagtttgtcagcgtaaactcaaatctaaccttcagaagaagttccagtgtgtgtttgaggggattgctaaagcaggaaacccaacccttctgaatcagatctacacagagctctacatcacagagggagggactgcagaggtcaatgatgaacatgaggtcagacagattgaaacagcatccaggaaaccacacagaccagaaacaacaatcatgcaagaagacatctttaaagcctcacctggaagagatgaaccaatcagaacagtgatgacaaaaggagtggctggcatcgggaaaacagtcttaacgcagaagttcactctggactgggctgaagacaaagacaaccaggacatacagttcacatttccattcactttcagagagctgaatgtgctgaaagagaaaaagttcagcttggtggaacttgttcatcacttcttcactgaaaccaaacaAGCAGgaatctgcaggtttgaagaCTTCCAggttgttttcatctttgacggtctggatgagtgtcgatttcctctggacttccacaacactaaaATCCTGACTGATGCCACAAaatccacctcagtggatgtgctgctgacaaacctcatcaggggaaGCCTGCTTCCCtttgctcgcctctggataaccacaagacctgcagcagccaatcagatccctcctgggtgtgttgacatggtgacagaggtcagagggttcactaaCCCGCAGAAGGAgaagtacttcaggaagagattcagagacaaGAAGCAGGCCaacagaatcatctcccacatcaagacatcacgaagcctccacatcatgtgccacatcccagtgttctgctggatcactgctacagttctggaggatgtgttgaagaccagacggagaggagagcttcccaagaccctgactgagatgtacatccacttcctggtggttcagtccaaagtgaagaatgtcaagtatgatggaggagctgagacagattcacactggactccaaagagcaggaagatgattgagtctctgggaaaactggcttttcaacagctgcagaaaggaaacctgatcttctatgaatcagacctgacagagtgtggcatcgatatcagagcagcctcagtgtactcaggagtgttcacgcagatttttaaagaggagagaggactgtaccaggacaaggtgttctgttttgtccatctgagtgttcaggagtttctagctgctcttcatgtccatctgacattcataAACTCTGGAGCCAATCTGCtgtcagagaaacaaaaaacagactgtCAATCTGCAGAGACAGGtctctaccagagtgctgtggatgaggccttacagagtccaaatggacacctggacttgttcctccgcttccttcTGGGtatttcactgcagaccaatcagactctCCTACGAGGTCTGCTGACACAGACAGGATGTATCTCACAGacaaatcaggaaacagtcggTTACATCAAAAAGAAGTTTGAagagaatctgtctccagagagaagcatcaatctgttccactgtctgaatgaactgaatgatcATTCTCTAATGGAGGAGATCCAACGgctctccacagatgaactgtctcctgctcagtggtcagctcttgTCTttatcttactgtcatcagaaaaagatctggacgtgtttgacctgaagaaatactccgcttcagaggaggctcttctgaggctgctgccagtggttaaagcctccaacaaagctctgtaagtgtagAGTAATTTTtcagaatgcagtaaatgtgctgttattgacccagatataattattattttattgttctgctcattattctttatccagactgagtggctgcaacctctcagagagaagctgtgaagctctgtcctcagttctcagctcccagtcctctagtctgagagagctggacctgagtaacaacaacctgcaggattcaggagtgaagctactgtttcctggactggagagtccacactgCAATCTGGAAAGTTTGAAGTAGGATTAAATCATAGTTTGtcttaatgtattttaattatgttaacatgtacacacacatatacatacatacatacatacatacacatacacacatacccATATATATTCACTACTCaaaataagttagggatattgtgagagactcagtgtatttcatacatacagtgtttgtttcacttcagagagttttgggatagggaggcaattgtattggggtgatagacacacctcattttgtgttttccacataatggtctcactgtgtacagtgtgccttacatattggggccattaccaaaaaaagtaaaagacaacccttttcaatgtggcatcaatttcaacattctgtgggtataaaaagctggtatagtcagtaagtcattccaagttcatcattcaaacagccatgaacacacaacgtcacttaacggacgagcagcgccacctggccatagcgcgccttcgggtcggtggcaggcagtcagatgttgctcgtgaacttggtgtgtctcaaggtgtcatcagcagacttgcatcaagacacagaactactggcagagttcgtgacaaacccaggagtggagccccatgAGTGACAGACTGCAatgatgaccagtacctaaggacctatgcactcagacatcgttatgcaactgccacacagctgcaggccaagttacgagatgtgaggggtactagggtttccagacaaaccattcgaaaccgactccacctctttggcttgaatgccagacgaccgttgcaggtgactccactgacaccaagacaccgccgtgaacgtttgcagtgggcacaagaccatgtgacctggacaatgcagcagtggtctaccgtcctgttcactgatgagtgtcgggtcaccttgcaccgAAATGATGGTCATCAGcattgctggagaaggcgaggtgagcgatatgccgaggtcaacatggtctccagggttccctttggtggaggaggtgcaacagtctgggcaggcatcaccagtcagcgcaaaacagatgtggttattgtagatggctcagtcattgcacgttcttacctcagagacatcatagaacccatcatcaccCATCATTTGTCACacctcgacttcaggaagtcggagtgcctcatatggtatggccagcaatgtcccctgacctgaaccccatagagcacgtctgggaccagctgaagctgagactggatgatcgtaccccacccccacgtgacctggcagaactgcgtgtagcacttgtggaggagtggaacgcattgcctcagaacaacatcatgaggctagtgaggagcatgagacgtcgctgtcaagctgtcattgcggcaaatggtggaaacacccgctactgacattgtcaatttttgttatttggggctatccttgttattgtctaaatttttggggtaataaatattaaactaatgaaaatggtgtttcttcccATTCATTATTAGTTAtgtcaaagggaacttttacttatttcattaaaattcagaccaaataggaaaagcactcatgtaaataacaatatccctaacttattgtgagtagtgtgtgtgtatatatatatatatatatatatatatatatatatatatatatatatatatatatatatatatatatatatatatatatatatatataattttaatgtgtgtgtgtatggaccctcagctgatctgtgatgtgtgttgatttgtgtgtccgcaggctgtcaggctgtcttatcacagaggaaggctgtacttctctggcctcagctctggactccaacccctcccatctgagagagctggacctgagctacaatcatccaggagacttaggagtgaagcagctgtcagcTCAAttggaggatccaggctggagactggagactctcaggtatgaagagtcctgctgcagcaaTAGAGTCACTGTGAGACTCTGTATCTCTATTGTAGATGGTTCAGTGTCAGGAGGTCTGCTTCGTTTACTCCACCtccagttgttcagttcagttcaggagaaaaggcagcatagcTTGAAGCCAAGAGTTACGAGTGAAGGGAGgaagatgataaaaacaaaagttcatcctctccaaaatgttgttgttgcagcccTAAAAATCTAATATTGAATTCAAATTGAACAATGCACTTCTTTGAGACCTCAGTAACAAACTTGCCAAGTATGAAGTAGATTGGATGAGCGGttctggaga encodes the following:
- the LOC115577041 gene encoding protein NLRC3-like, with the translated sequence FLKITLHFLRRMKQEELADFLQSRTFCQRKLKSNLQKKFQCVFEGIAKAGNPTLLNQIYTELYITEGGTAEVNDEHEVRQIETASRKPHRPETTIMQEDIFKASPGRDEPIRTVMTKGVAGIGKTVLTQKFTLDWAEDKDNQDIQFTFPFTFRELNVLKEKKFSLVELVHHFFTETKQAGICRFEDFQVVFIFDGLDECRFPLDFHNTKILTDATKSTSVDVLLTNLIRGSLLPFARLWITTRPAAANQIPPGCVDMVTEVRGFTNPQKEKYFRKRFRDKKQANRIISHIKTSRSLHIMCHIPVFCWITATVLEDVLKTRRRGELPKTLTEMYIHFLVVQSKVKNVKYDGGAETDSHWTPKSRKMIESLGKLAFQQLQKGNLIFYESDLTECGIDIRAASVYSGVFTQIFKEERGLYQDKVFCFVHLSVQEFLAALHVHLTFINSGANLLSEKQKTDCQSAETGLYQSAVDEALQSPNGHLDLFLRFLLGISLQTNQTLLRGLLTQTGCISQTNQETVGYIKKKFEENLSPERSINLFHCLNELNDHSLMEEIQRLSTDELSPAQWSALVFILLSSEKDLDVFDLKKYSASEEALLRLLPVVKASNKAL